A genomic region of Saccopteryx bilineata isolate mSacBil1 chromosome 1, mSacBil1_pri_phased_curated, whole genome shotgun sequence contains the following coding sequences:
- the TSKU gene encoding tsukushi, with protein sequence MLWSPLLPLLLLLAVSQVQTTRPCFPGCQCEVETFGLFDSFSLTRVDCSSLGPHIVPVPIPLDTAHLDLSSNRLETVNESVLAGPGYTTLAGLDLSHNLLTSISPTAFSRLRYLESLDLSHNGLEALPADIFTSSPLSDVNLSHNRLHEVPVSAFTTHTQGRALHVDLSHNLIHRLVPHPTGASLARPTIQSLNLGWNRIRTVPNLRDLPLRYLSLDGNPLTAIVPGAFTGLAGLTHLSLGSLQGLPQLAPYGFRELRGLQVLDLSGNPTLKWAGAEVFSGLGSLQELDLSGTGLVPVPEMLLLHLPALQSVSVGQGRQCRRLVRKGAYPRQPGSSPKVALHCRDTGEPASRGPDTL encoded by the coding sequence ATGCTGTGGTCTCCGCTGCTGCCCCTGTTGCTGTTGCTGGCCGTGAGCCAAGTCCAGACAACCCGGCCATGCTTCCCCGGATGCCAGTGTGAGGTGGAAACATTCGGCCTCTTTGACAGCTTCAGCCTGACACGAGTGGATTGCAGCAGCCTGGGCCCCCACATCGTGCCCGTGCCCATCCCTCTGGACACAGCTCACTTGGACCTGTCCTCCAACCGGCTGGAGACAGTGAACGAGTCAGTGCTGGCAGGGCCAGGCTATACCACGCTGGCCGGCCTGGATCTCAGTCACAACCTGCTCACCAGCATCTCGCCCACTGCCTTCTCCCGCCTTCGCTACCTGGAGTCGCTCGACCTCAGCCATAATGGCCTGGAAGCGCTGCCTGCGGACATCTTCACCAGCTCACCCCTGAGTGACGTGAACCTCAGCCACAACCGGCTCCATGAGGTGCCAGTGTCTGCCTTCACCACCCACACCCAGGGCAGGGCGCTGCATGTGGACCTCTCCCACAACCTCATCCACCGCCTCGTGCCCCACCCCACCGGGGCCAGCCTGGCCAGGCCTACCATTCAGAGCCTGAACCTGGGCTGGAACCGGATCCGCACTGTGCCCAACCTCCGGGACTTGCCCCTGCGCTACCTGAGCCTGGATGGGAACCCGCTGACTGCCATCGTCCCAGGTGCCTTCACAGGACTGGCTGGCCTGACACACCTGTCGCTGGGCAGCCTTCAGGGTCTCCCTCAGCTGGCACCCTATGGTTTTCGTGAGCTGCGTGGCTTGCAGGTCTTGGACCTGTCGggtaaccccacgctcaagtgggCAGGAGCTGAGGTGTTCTCAGGCCTAGGCTCCCTGCAGGAGCTGGACCTGTCGGGCACAGGCCTGGTGCCCGTGCCTGAGATGCTGCTCCTGCACCTCCCTGCACTGCAGAGCGTCAGTGTGGGCCAGGGAAGGCAGTGCCGGCGCCTGGTACGGAAGGGGGCCTACCCCCGGCAGCCGGGCTCCAGCCCCAAGGTGGCCCTGCACTGCAGAGACACTGGGGAACCAGCTTCCAGGGGCCCTGACACCTTGTGA